From a single Lolium rigidum isolate FL_2022 chromosome 7, APGP_CSIRO_Lrig_0.1, whole genome shotgun sequence genomic region:
- the LOC124670199 gene encoding LEAF RUST 10 DISEASE-RESISTANCE LOCUS RECEPTOR-LIKE PROTEIN KINASE-like 2.2 isoform X1 has protein sequence MALSSGILALSIIGVLVTGIVTVVATIAIYLCAKVAVQVYLRQDGSNGAERDATPFNGGAGGNTARDVDEAEVEMGTMSFFIEGVQNERPVRFSSTQLRGFTQGFSHRVGSGGFGVVYKGRFPNGAPVAVKVLNSTLGRRAEEQFMAEVGTIGRTYHINLVRLYGFCFDASVKALVYEYMENGSLDRHLFGSTPETAIGSGKLHEIAVGTGKAVRYLHEECQHRIIHYDIKPENVLLGAGMAPKVSDFGLAKLCDREDTHLTITGARGTPGYAAPELWLPLPVTHKCDVYSYGMLLFEMLGRRRNLELGLHGRHESQEWYPRWVWHRFEAGDMDAVLARAMAAGDVDDMEKAARMCKVALWCVQYRPEDRPSMGNVVRMLEGEEDIATPGNPFAHMAPYSAGAMLSDDTTTESNASSDFIGRVPGLR, from the exons ATGGCGCTTAGCAGTGGCATCCTTGCCCTATCAATCA TTGGAGTGCTCGTGACTGGTATTGTGACAGTGGTTGCCACAATTGCGATCTACCTATGCGCCAAGGTCGCCGTGCAAGTGTATTTGCGGCAGGACGGCAGCAATGGCGCTGAACGGGATGCCACGCCCTTCAATGGAGGAGCCGGCGGCAACACGGCGAGAGACGTGGACGAGGCCGAAGTCGAGATGGGGACCATGAGCTTCTTCATCGAGGGCGTCCAGAACGAGCGTCCCGTGCGGTTCAGCTCGACCCAGCTGCGGGGCTTCACCCAGGGCTTCTCGCACAGGGTCGGCTCCGGCGGGTTCGGCGTGGTGTACAAGGGCAGGTTCCCCAACGGCGCGCCGGTGGCCGTGAAGGTGCTCAACAGCACGCTCGGGAGGCGCGCTGAGGAGCAGTTCATGGCGGAGGTGGGCACCATCGGGAGGACCTACCACATCAACCTCGTCCGCCTGTACGGCTTCTGCTTCGACGCGTCGGTCAAGGCGCTGGTGTACGAGTACATGGAGAACGGCTCGCTTGACCGGCACCTCTTCGGGTCGACGCCGGAGACGGCCATCGGATCCGGCAAGCTGCATGAGATCGCCGTCGGGACgggcaaggcggtgcggtacctccacgAGGAGTGCCAGCACCGGATCATCCACTACGACATCAAGCCGGAGAACGTGCTCCTGGGCGCCGGCATGGCGCCCAAGGTATCCGACTTCGGGCTGGCCAAGCTGTGCGACAGGGAGGACACCCACCTGACGATCACGGGCGCGCGGGGCACGCCCGGGTACGCGGCGCCGGAGCTGTGGCTGCCGCTGCCGGTGACGCACAAGTGCGACGTGTACAGCTACGGGATGCTGCTGTTCGAGATGCTGGGGAGGCGGCGGAACCTGGAGCTGGGGCTGCACGGCCGCCATGAGAGCCAGGAGTGGTACCCGAGGTGGGTGTGGCACCGGTTCGAGGCCGGCGACATGGACGCCGTGCTGGCGCGCGCCATGGCGGCGGGGGACGTGGACGACATGGAGAAGGCCGCGAGGATGTGCAAGGTGGCGCTGTGGTGCGTGCAGTACCGGCCGGAGGACAGGCCGTCCATGGGCAACGTCGTTCGGATGCTGGAGGGGGAGGAAGACATCGCCACTCCCGGTAACCCGTTCGCCCACATGGCGCCCTACAGCGCCGGCGCAATGCTGTCCGATGACACAACAACGGAATCGAACGCTTCTTCAGATTTTATCGGCAGGGTACCTGGATTACGCTGA
- the LOC124670199 gene encoding LEAF RUST 10 DISEASE-RESISTANCE LOCUS RECEPTOR-LIKE PROTEIN KINASE-like 2.2 isoform X2 codes for MALSSGILALSIIGVLVTGIVTVVATIAIYLCAKVAVQVYLRQDGSNGAERDATPFNGGAGGNTARDVDEAEVEMGTMSFFIEGVQNERPVRFSSTQLRGFTQGFSHRVGSGGFGVVYKGRFPNGAPVAVKVLNSTLGRRAEEQFMAEALVYEYMENGSLDRHLFGSTPETAIGSGKLHEIAVGTGKAVRYLHEECQHRIIHYDIKPENVLLGAGMAPKVSDFGLAKLCDREDTHLTITGARGTPGYAAPELWLPLPVTHKCDVYSYGMLLFEMLGRRRNLELGLHGRHESQEWYPRWVWHRFEAGDMDAVLARAMAAGDVDDMEKAARMCKVALWCVQYRPEDRPSMGNVVRMLEGEEDIATPGNPFAHMAPYSAGAMLSDDTTTESNASSDFIGRVPGLR; via the exons ATGGCGCTTAGCAGTGGCATCCTTGCCCTATCAATCA TTGGAGTGCTCGTGACTGGTATTGTGACAGTGGTTGCCACAATTGCGATCTACCTATGCGCCAAGGTCGCCGTGCAAGTGTATTTGCGGCAGGACGGCAGCAATGGCGCTGAACGGGATGCCACGCCCTTCAATGGAGGAGCCGGCGGCAACACGGCGAGAGACGTGGACGAGGCCGAAGTCGAGATGGGGACCATGAGCTTCTTCATCGAGGGCGTCCAGAACGAGCGTCCCGTGCGGTTCAGCTCGACCCAGCTGCGGGGCTTCACCCAGGGCTTCTCGCACAGGGTCGGCTCCGGCGGGTTCGGCGTGGTGTACAAGGGCAGGTTCCCCAACGGCGCGCCGGTGGCCGTGAAGGTGCTCAACAGCACGCTCGGGAGGCGCGCTGAGGAGCAGTTCATGGCGGAG GCGCTGGTGTACGAGTACATGGAGAACGGCTCGCTTGACCGGCACCTCTTCGGGTCGACGCCGGAGACGGCCATCGGATCCGGCAAGCTGCATGAGATCGCCGTCGGGACgggcaaggcggtgcggtacctccacgAGGAGTGCCAGCACCGGATCATCCACTACGACATCAAGCCGGAGAACGTGCTCCTGGGCGCCGGCATGGCGCCCAAGGTATCCGACTTCGGGCTGGCCAAGCTGTGCGACAGGGAGGACACCCACCTGACGATCACGGGCGCGCGGGGCACGCCCGGGTACGCGGCGCCGGAGCTGTGGCTGCCGCTGCCGGTGACGCACAAGTGCGACGTGTACAGCTACGGGATGCTGCTGTTCGAGATGCTGGGGAGGCGGCGGAACCTGGAGCTGGGGCTGCACGGCCGCCATGAGAGCCAGGAGTGGTACCCGAGGTGGGTGTGGCACCGGTTCGAGGCCGGCGACATGGACGCCGTGCTGGCGCGCGCCATGGCGGCGGGGGACGTGGACGACATGGAGAAGGCCGCGAGGATGTGCAAGGTGGCGCTGTGGTGCGTGCAGTACCGGCCGGAGGACAGGCCGTCCATGGGCAACGTCGTTCGGATGCTGGAGGGGGAGGAAGACATCGCCACTCCCGGTAACCCGTTCGCCCACATGGCGCCCTACAGCGCCGGCGCAATGCTGTCCGATGACACAACAACGGAATCGAACGCTTCTTCAGATTTTATCGGCAGGGTACCTGGATTACGCTGA
- the LOC124676370 gene encoding G-type lectin S-receptor-like serine/threonine-protein kinase SD2-5 — protein sequence MSSATAKAVISSVCAAVAVVITIAVIRRCRHARKKMHKKIVAKIMEEISKKHRQKRGAPDDDGAAFDDVVIEIGPVEKFLHEILNEKPMRFSSEQLACYTSDYSTELGSGGFGVVYKGELPNGLQVAVKVLKVSMNKKVQEGFMAEIGTIGRTYHVHLVRLYGFCFDRDGTRALVYEFLENGSLEKYLYCGGDGDGEEERRREKLEWRTLHSIAVGTAKGIRYLHEECQQRIVHYDIKPPNILLTSDFVPKVADFGLARLGERENTHMSSLTGGGRGTPGYAAPELWMALPTTEKCDVYSFGMVLFEILGRRRNYDAGLMDESREWFPKWVWDKYEQGDMGCIVSGVGEEDREKAETMCKVALWCVQFQPSARPTMSSVVRMLEGEMAIVPPVNPFHYVSSGGSSSGWALSTGTGTGTGTYTTSRDTVRDSEVSGFSPSPPAKPTDAMVKGAKSTDAVTT from the exons ATGTCGAGTGCTACTGCCAAAGCAGTTA TATCGTCAGTCTGCGCAGCCGTGGCGGTCGTAATAACAATCGCCGTGATCAGACGATGCCGCCacgcgaggaagaagatgcaCAAGAAGATCGTAGCTAAGATCATGGAGGAGATCAGCAAAAAACACCGCCAGAAGCGAGGAGCTCCGGACGATGACGGCGCCGCCTTCGACGACGTGGTGATCGAGATCGGCCCCGTAGAGAAGTTCCTCCACGAGATCCTGAACGAGAAACCGATGCGGTTCAGCTCGGAGCAGCTGGCCTGTTACACGTCTGACTACTCGACGGAGCTGGGCTCCGGCGGCTTCGGGGTGGTCTACAAAGGGGAGCTCCCCAACGGGCTGCAGGTGGCCGTGAAGGTGCTCAAGGTGTCCATGAACAAGAAGGTGCAGGAGGGGTTCATGGCGGAGATCGGCACCATCGGCAGGACCTACCACGTGCACCTCGTCAGGCTCTACGGCTTCTGCTTCGACAGGGACGGCACCAGGGCACTGGTGTACGAGTTCCTGGAGAACGGATCGCTCGAGAAGTACCTCTactgcggcggcgacggcgacggcgaggaggagaggaggagggagaagcTGGAGTGGCGGACGCTGCACAGCATCGCCGTGGGTACGGCGAAGGGGATCCGGTACCTGCACGAGGAGTGCCAGCAGAGGATCGTGCACTACGACATCAAGCCTCCCAACATCCTCCTCACGTCCGACTTCGTGCCGAAGGTGGCCGACTTCGGGCTGGCCAGGCTCGGGGAGCGGGAGAACACGCACATGTCGTCGCTGACGGGCGGCGGGCGCGGGACGCCCGGGTACGCGGCGCCGGAGCTGTGGATGGCGCTGCCGACGACGGAGAAGTGCGACGTGTACAGCTTCGGGATGGTGCTGTTCGAGATCCTGGGGCGGCGCCGGAACTACGACGCCGGGCTGATGGACGAGAGCCGCGAGTGGTTCCCCAAGTGGGTGTGGGACAAGTACGAGCAGGGTGACATGGGCTGCATCGTGTCCGGCGTCGGGGAGGAGGACCGGGAGAAGGCGGAGACCATGTGCAAGGTGGCGCTTTGGTGCGTGCAGTTCCAGCCGTCGGCGCGGCCGACGATGAGCAGCGTGGTGAGGATGCTGGAGGGGGAGATGGCCATCGTGCCGCCCGTGAACCCGTTCCACTACGTGTCGAGCGGCGGCAGCTCCAGCGGCTGGGCGCTGTcgaccggcaccggcaccggcaccggcacgtACACGACCAGCCGGGACACGGTAAGAGACAGTGAGGTGTCGGGATTCTCGCCAAGCCCTCCTGCTAAACCAACCGATGCAATGGTGAAAGGTGCCAAGTCCACTGATGCAGTGACGACATAG